TCCAAGCCAGCCGAGATGCCACGGTCCAACCATCGGTTCAGCTCTCGTTGCAGAGCGGTCTTCTCGGCCATGCCAGGTTTTGCGAGAGTGGCAACGACGAAGGTCCCGACCCCGGGGTGCGGCTCGACCAACCCCTCGCGTTCGAGCTCCCGGTAAGCCTTCAGAACGGTATTGGGATTGATCGTGAGTGCGCCGACTACGTCCTTTGCGGTGGGGAGTTGATCTCCGACGGCCAGCTCGCCACGGCGAAGTGCTTGTTTGGTCTGCAGGACGAGTTGCACATACGTGGGGATACCGGAACGCCGGTCGATCCGGTAGACGATCATGAGCCTCACATTCCACTAATCTGTTAGTGGAATAAGGATGGCACACGCTGTCGAACCGGAATATGTACTTCGGCAACGAGTACCTGCATCTCGAAACGGCCCACGCGGCGCGTGCGCTACTATCTGCGTATGAATGCAGATAGTTCAGGATGTAGACGCCGCTTACTCGATGACGAGGTCGGACTTGTTGTCGAGGTGTTCCGCATGCTGGCCGACGCGACACGGGTCCAGATCTTGTGGGCGCTGGTCGATCGAGAGTTGTCGGTCAACGACCTTGCCGATCGCGTCGGAAAACCGGCCCCTTCCGTGTCGCAGCATCTGTCGAAACTACGGATGGCGCGTCTGGTCCGCACACGGCGCGAGGGCACGCAGGTGATCTATCGCCTCGAGAACGAGCATGTCCAGCAGCTGGTCACCGATGCTGTGTTCAATGCCGAACATGCCGGCCCCGGCATCCCCGGACACCACCGCGCAACGGCAGGCTTGCGCGAGCTGCACCCACACAATGCGGTCGGACCAGCCGCCAGTTCAGCATCTTCGCTCAATCATGGGGTCGTCGAACGTCATTCAGTGGAGGAGGGGCGATGACACATACTCCCAGGGGCGACGAAGTCCAGATGAACGGCGAGGAGCCCAGCCACGGGCACGGGCATGGGCATGGGCATTGGCATGGGCACGGTCATGCCCGTGCGGGGAAGGTTCATTCGGTAATGCTTGAGATCTTCGCACCACACAGCCACGATGCCGCCGACAGTATCGACGACGTCCTCGAATCCAGCCGAATCGGTATCCGTGCCGTCAAAATCAGTTTGATTGCGCTGGGAGTGACCGCTATTGCGCAGGTCATCATCGTCGCGGTATCTGGATCGGTAGCATTGCTCGCCGATACCATCCACAACTTTTCCGACGCGTTGACGGCGATCCCGCTGTGGATTGCCTTCGCCCTGGGACGCAGAGCGGCGACGCGGCGCTATACCTATGGTTACGGACGCGCCGAAGACCTCGCCGGCTTGTTCGTTGTCGCGATGATTGCGTTGTCCGCTCTGATCGCCGGCATCGAAGCCGTGCGTCGCCTGATCGATCCGGTCCCCATCGAACACCTCGGCTGGGTGGCCACTGCCGGTATCGTCGGGTTCGTCGGCAACGAACTCGTCGCGCTCTACCGAATCCGGGTCGGTCGCCAAATCGGCTCTGCCGCACTGGTTGCCGATGGGTTGCACGCTCGTACTGATGGTTTTACCTCGCTGGCAGTGGTGATCGGTGCCGGCGGTGTGGCGCTGGGATTTCCCCTGGCCGACCCGATCGTGGGTCTGGTCATTACCGCCGCAATTCTCGCTGTACTGCGCTCGGCAGCGCGCGATGTTTTTCGGCGGCTCATGGATGGTGTCGAGCCGGACTTCGTCGAGGCAGCTGAGACAGCGTTGACGCAGGAGAGCGGTGTCCTTGCTGTGCGCAGCGTCAAGATGCGGTGGATAGGGCATCGATTGCACGCTGACGCCGAACTCGATATCGACCCTTCCACCAGTCTCGTCGACGCGCATCGGCTAGCCCACCGCGCAGAGCACACCCTGACCCACACCGTTCCGAAGCTCACGACTGCTCTCATTCATGCGTACCCCGCCCACGAGTCCGAGACGCCTGGCAGACACCTGTGAGAAGCATGTAGCTCCGTTCCCGCAGAGCAGGCAAGTCGCGATTCTTGCTGCCGGAGTGGAGAGTCGATCGTCGGTGGACTGCCGCCTCCAGGTCGCAGTATGCGTACCGTGCTCGCTGGCTCCGTTCAGTTTCGCGCGGTGCTCCGCGGAGTTCCGTTGCTAGTGTTTGGGATCGGATATGGATACTCACCGCCGTGCGGTTGCAACGCCGATGAGCAGTACCAGGGCAGCGAGCGCGCCGAAACCTGCGGTGAGCGTCGCGGCGGCCGCTACCCCGGCGACGAGGAGTGGGCCGCCGGCGTCGCCGAGTTCACGGCCGAGTTCAGCGGCACCCATGGTCTGGCCCATGCGTTCTTCGGGGGTCGAGGCAGCGAGCGAGGCGAACGCTAGGGGAGTGATGATGCCGGTACCGATTCCAATGGCGATGCCGGCACCTAGGAGACCGGCCAGTCCGGGAAGCATCGCGGCGGCAAGGCCTAGAGCAGTCAGACCCAGCCCGGCGGCCATACCTGCCGTAGCGGAGATCGTGCCGCTATCGAGGGCGCGGCCGGCGCGTGGTTGCGTCAATGCAGCGCATAACGCCAGCACTGACACCGCTGCTCCTGTCTCGATGGACCCCAGGCCGGCGGCTGCGCCAGAGACCGGGAGGAATCCGACTCCGACAGACAAAGCTGCGGTTGCAGCAGCGAGCGCAATGGTGGGCCGCAGGAAGTGTGAGTCGCTCAGACGGCGGGCGAGATCGACCACTGTTTGGCGTTGACGAGGAAGTGCAGGCACTGCCGACACGACTGCTCGAGCCCAGATTGCAACAACGCCTGCGAGGACGGTGGTCACAGCGAACAGTAGTGTTAGATCGCCGATCCACACTATTACGCCGCCCAGTAGTGGGCCGGCGGTGTAGCCGAGGCTCTTGTAGAAGCCGTAGGTTCCGAAACCTTTTCCGCGCTTGGCTTTCGGGTTCAGGCGCGCTACCAGGGAGCTTGCTGCGGGGGAGAATGCCGACGCTGCGGCACCTTGCCCCAGGCGCGCGAGCCATAACCAGTTCGTGTCGGCGACGAGGACGAACAGGAGTGAGGTTGCGGCGAACCCGATCAAACCGCCGAGGAGGACGGGTTTTGCTCCGACCTTGTCGGCGAGTGTCCCGAAGACTGGCTTCAGGAGTACTTCGGCGCCGTCGTAGAGGGCCAGGAGTAGGCCGAGGTAGAGAAGAGAGTCGGCGAGATTGTCGAGGTCGAACACGAGGTTCGCTGCGACGGCATGGGCGCCGAATGCCGTGGTGAAACCTGCCGCGTACAGGGGCCACATGCGCCAGCGTTCCACGGCGGTTTCATTGTTCATGCGTGGTGGTTGTTGTCGATGGATTCGGGATCGTGCAGGGCGGCGATCACGCGTTCGGAGTAGTCCTCGAATCGCTGCCCACATTCTTGTAATTCTTCTGTGGCGCGTTCGGAGTTGTTCGCGCCAAATACATCCCGTGCTTTCAGATCACGATGCCAGCGGCGTAGTCGGTCGAGGCTCTGATCCTCTTCTTCGAGTTCGGCCAAGGTGAACTTACGGATCCTGATTTCCTTGTCGAGTTCAGCTTTGTATTTGGCGCAGTCGGAGAGGAATTCGGTCCAGTCATCCTCGCGTGCAGCGGTGAACATCGCTTCGAACCGGGAACCGTCCTCGGTGGTGGCACCGCTCGCGTGGAGGAAGATGATCTCACCTCCGGCACGTTTTACCAGGGCGCGGGCGCGGTCGATTCCGGTGGAGAACGCAGGCACATTCGGTACGGCCCAGGTGCCTTGGCCGATCGACAATGCGCCGATCTTGCGAAGTTCGCGCCATACCGCAACACGGTGTCGTGATGGTTCGGCCGGGATCTGGGTCAAGATTATTCGCCAGTGGGTAGAGGCTTCTTCGTCGTACACCAGGTAAATGTATCAGCGGCTACATTTGAAAGGAGTGCTCCGGTTACTTTTTACTCTTTTTCTAACGGATGGCGATCGATGATGGCAACTGTGAGGTGGCTGAGCACGCTGTGATCGAACTGGTGGTCCCGCGCCACGTCGGCGGGGAACCACCAGAGTCGAGCGATCTCCGTGGGCGGTCGACTGCGCTCGCATTGGGCAGTGCATATTTCGCGCCGACGCCGGCCGAGGAAAGACTTCAGAACGCCCCAGACTCAGAACGCCTCATATGTGCCTTCATGTCTGGGTTCCCGGCTCGATCAGTCGGAGGTCAAATGGTAGTCACCGGCCTCGTCGAGCGCGGCGGCAACTTGGCTCCGGCTGAGAAGCGACGCGGAGTCGATCGATACCGTCGAAACACCGCCGGCGACGAGTACGACGGTGACATGGCGGACACCCTCGATAGCTTCGACTTCGGTGGTGACTGCCCGCGCGCAGTGCCCGCAGGTGAGCCCGGTGACAGCAAATTGCTGATCGGTTGGGCTCGAAGGGATTTTGGTAGCCGTCGAGGGATGCGATGAACCGCAACCACAACCGCAGCCGTTGTTCGGTGAGAGGTCGGTCAAAGTGAGATCCGAGGTGGCGGTGGGGTTCATTGGACTCCGATCACTTACGCGCATACCCATGGGGGGTACCTGATCGGTCGACTATACCCCCCATGGGTATGCCGGTGTCAATGTTGCAAGCAGCCATGACAGGCAGGGTCAGCACCTGTTTCGGGTGCGTTGGACTTGTCTACTGTTGGTGCAGAGTGGTGAGCCGTGCGCGGTAGTCGTCCGCGTCGATCTCACCTCGGGCGTACCGCTCAGCCAGCAGCTGCTCAGCGGTGTACAGCACGGGGGGATGCGTCGGCTGGGATCCACGAGCCCCCTGCGATCGGAGTAGCAGAAGCACTCCGGTTATCAGTACACCCCAGAACACCACCATCCCGATGATCATCAACGCATAACCCCACCCACTGGGATCGTTGCCATGCCAATACATCATTTTGTCTGCTCCTCGGACTGTCGGTGGATCGACCAACGGCTGACCTGAATGCCACCGGTGTGCCAACTCGGAGGTCGGTAGTTTTGAGTATCGGTGCACGTCAGGGCGTAAAGATAGGGCCCTTCGTCCTATTCCTCAGAACGTTTGGGCATCGACCGAGCAATCTGTTGGAGGATTCGACAACTGATTGTGTGGCTCGGTTGGTAGTCGAGACCGAGCGCGCGGGCCTCACTCCGCAGAGATCTGCACTGCACTCGACACGCCGAACTCGGCGGTTCCCCGGCGCCGACTCAGTTGAAATCGGTGCTGGCCACTTCGCGGTCGGTACCGACGATCGCCGCGAGGACACGGTCGGCGACTACCTCGGGGCTCAGGCCCTCGGGCATCTTCGGCGCACTACCTGCAATCGCGCGACCGGCCAGGCCGGTCTCAGTGTGCGGTGGCCGGACGTCGACCACTCGAATTTTGCTACGTCGCGCCTCTTTCGCTGCCGCGATAAATAGCGTTGATACCGCAGCCTTTACAGCGGAATACGTCGCCATACCGGCGACCGGTTGCTCGGCCAGCACCGCGCTGATCCCGACGATCACCCCGCCCTCGTCCACGACGTGCAGCGCCGCCCGTAGCAGCCGCAGCGGGGCGAGGAAGTCGACGAGCACAAGGTCGTCCACGGTGTCGTCGTCGATCTCGGCAACGGGACCGAATGCGGCGATACCGGCCGCGATGACCACACCGTCGATGCGACCATGGTGGTCCTTCGCCTCCGCGATCACCGACCGCGCCGCATCGGGTTCACGCAAGTCGGCGGTGACTTTGTGCGCGCCCTCGATCCCGAGAGCGTCGAGCCCCTTGCCGGACCGCCCACTGATGGTGAGCGACGCACCCTGTTGGGCGAGCAGTTTCGCGATGCGAGAACCCAGTGCGCCGGTAGCACCGACGACGACGAACACCTTGCCGGACAGATCATTCATCACTCCATAGTGCACTTCGCCGGATGGTCCACGCCGAAGAACTGCGTGCTTCGAACGTGATCTGGCGGTTGCATCTTCACCACGTCGGGGGAGGTGCAGGGGAGCGGGATGCCGCGCTGGCCTATGTTGGCGTGGATGCGCATTGCGGTGGTGGAGGACGACGACGGAGTCGGTGACGCGTTGTTCGACGCGCTGACCGAGGTCGGGCATGCGCCTGTACGCATGCGACGCGGCGCCGACCTGTTGCTGGGATACCACGACATGGATGTCGTACTGCTCGATCTCGGTCTGCCGGATATGGACGGCTTGGAGGTTCTCCGCAAGCTTCGGACGTTGAGTTCGGTTCCGGTGGTGGTGCTGACTGCGCGCGACGACGAACGCTCGGTGGTTCGGGCCCTTCGCGGCGGGGCGGACGATTACGTCGTCAAACCTGCAAGGTTGGGCGAGTTGCACGCGCGACTCGAGGTGGCGGCGCGGCGTCGAAGCGCGTCGAGCGAACCTGTCACCGACGGTCTGGTTCTCGGCGACATTGTCATCGATCTTGTCGGCCGCATCGCGGAAGTCGACGGTCACGACATTGCGCTGACGACCAAGGAGTTCGAGCTACTCGCTCATCTCGTGACGCGACGCGGTGAAGCGGTCAGCCGGGAACAGCTGATGGACGCAATCTGGGGTGACGCCTACGTCGCGATCTCACGGACACTCGACGTGCACATGACGGCGTTGCGTTCCAAGCTCGCGCGACCCGGCACCATCGTCACCATCCGCGGCTTCGGTTATCGCTGGGATACGTGAGATGCGGCGCCGTGTCCTGGTGGTGCTGATGATCTACTCCACCGTCGTCGTACTCGCTCTGTCGGTGCCCCTGGGGCTGCTGGTCGGCCGCGAACGCGCCCAACGATTTGCGGAGAACCGGGCCGCTGCAGCGACGTTCTTCGCCGAACTCAGTTCACGAGAGGGCGTATCCGGCGTACCTCGGCTTCGAGAGTCGGTGCAGCGCTACAACAGTCTGTACGACGAGGGGATCGTCATCGTCGATCGCACCGGAGTGCCGCGTGCGCTGGCGGGCCTGGACATCGAGCGCGCCGACGTGCAGCAGGCGGTGGCAGGAGCGTTGCGGAACCAACGTGGGCACCTCCCGTCGAGTGTGACGCCTTGGTCGCAGTCCTCGGTGTTGATCGCCGCCCCGGTCGGCGGGGGCACACAGGTCGACGGCGCCGTGGTAATCGCAGCGTCCACCGATGTCGTGCGTAGGGACGTCGCCGTGGCGTGGGTAGTCATCGCCGTCGGTGCACTACTGACTCTTGCTACCGTCGCGGTGATCGCTGCTGTCCTGTCGCGCTGGGTCGTTCGTCCACTGACCGCATTGTCGTCCCGTGTCCGTTCGTTCGGCGACAAGTTCCACGATCAACTGCCGATCGCAGGTTCCCGCCTGCCGAAGCCTGCCGAGTACCTGGGTCCCCCGGAAGTCCGAGAATTGTCCAGCTCGTTCGACGCCATGGCAGACGACGTCGAGGCGGCGACGGCTGCGCAGCGTCGGCTGGTGGCGGACACCGCCCACGCTCTTCGTAACCCGTTGGCGGCACTGAGAATCCGATTGGATGTGTTGGGCATGAAAGTGCCGGATTCGGCAATCGGCGCACACCTCAAGACCACACGCGAAGTCGACCGGCTGACTACCGTCGTCGAAGATCTGCTCGTCCTCGCCGCGGCTGAGACGCCGTTCACGAAGCAGACAACCGGGTGCGACGTAGGAGCAGCGATTGCCGATCGTGTCGAATTCTGGTCGAGCACAATGACAGTGGCGGGGATCGGTGTGCACGTAGAAAGCCCCGGGGAGAACACCCGTGCCGCGATATCGGAAGACGACCTGATTCGAATTCTCGACGCCCTACTCAGCAACGCGACGAAATACGCCGGCGACGGTGCATACGTCGAGATCGGCCACCGAACAAGCGAAGGCGACATCACCGTCTGGGTGTCCGATAACGGGCCGGGTGTGCTTGCCGAAGAACTCCCGAAAATCGTAGATCGGTTCTTCCGAGCGTCGAGCGCCCACGGTGAAGGTACCGGTCTCGGTTTGTCGATCGTCCACGCGTTGACCGAGCGGGCCGGGGGAACTATCGAGGTGAGTGCGCGTCGACCCTCGGGCTTGCGGATAGAGCTCACTTTCCTAAGGGAGTGTTAGGAAAGTCGGAACAGCTTGGTTTTGGGCTGTGCCTGCGGTCACAGTATGGGGACTCCGGTTGCCGCTTCGTTCCATGGCAATCCGCCCAACAGCACTCTGTGGAAGGACCAGCCCATGGCCAACGAGGCCACCTCGATCGCCGATCCGTCGCGCCCGACCCCGCCTGTTTCCTCTCCCGCTGCCACTCGTCGCGCCGTGCTCAACACGCTGCGGGGGTCGTCGGGCAATCTCGTCGAGTGGTACGACGTGTACGTCTACACCGTCTTTGCGACATATTTCGAGAATCAATTCTTCGATTCGGCGGACAAGAATTCGACCCTCTACGTGTACGCGATCTTCGCGGTCACCTTCCTGATGCGACCGGTCGGCTCGTGGTTCTTCGGTCGCTATGCGGACAGGAACGGTCGACGCGCTGCACTCACGTTCAGTGTCTCGTTGATGGCCGCGTGCTCGCTGGTCATCTCACTCACCCCGGGACGAGAGAGCATCGGAGTCTGGGCGGCGATCATCCTCATTCTGAGCCGTCTGGTCCAGGGCTTCGCCACCGGCGGTGAGTACGGTGCGTCGGCGACCTACATGTCCGAGGCAGCGACCCGTGAGCGTCGTGGCTTCTTCTCTTCGTTCCAGTACGTGACGCTGGTCGGCGGGCATGTTCTCGCGCAGGTGACCCTGTTGATCATGCAGGTGTTCCTCGATCGCGGGCAGATGGAGGAATTCGGCTGGCGCATCGCGTTCTTCATCGGCGGTGTCGCGGCCGTGGTCGTATTTTGGCTGCGGCGCAGCATGGACGAATCGCTGACGAAGGATCAGCTCGACGCCGTTCGCAGCGGAGTCGACCGAGCCTCCGGTTCGATGAGGGAACTTCTCAGCCACCATTGGCGTGCACTTCTGATCTGCTTCTTGGTGACGGCCGGTGGCACCATCGCGTTCTACACCTACAGCGTCAACGCCCCCTCGATGATCCGGTCCGCATACGAGGACCGGGGGATGACCGGAACGTGGATCAACCTCTTCGGCCTGGTCTTCCTCATGCTTCTGCAGCCGATCGGTGGGATGATCAGCGACAAGGTGGGTCGCAAACCACTCCTGATCTTCTTCGGAATCGGCGGCGTGCTGTACACCTACTTCCTCATCACGTATCTGCCGACGGCGACGTCCGTCTTCGCATCGGTCACCCTGGTGTGCGTGGGTTACGTCATCTTGACCGGTTACACCTCGATCAACGCGATCGTCAAAGCCGAGTTGTTCCCCTCTCACGTGCGTGCACTCGGCGTCGGTCTCGGCTACGCGCTCGCCAACTCTGCATTCGGCGGCACTGCCCCGCTGATCTACCAGGCGGCGAAGAACAGCGGGCAGGTCACCTGGTTCATCGTCTACGTGACGGTGGTGATCGCAGTATCGCTGCTGGTCTACATCTTCGTTCTGCGGAACAAGTCCGAGACCGTCCTCGACCGGGAGCAGGGTCGAGCGTTCGAGTGATCTGCCACGCCTTACAGTGACGAACATGGTCCCGCCCGCAGCGTTGCTCTCCCGCAGAGCAGCGCTGCGGGCGGGACTGCTGGCTGTGAGCGCCGCCGCGGTGGGCACTGCCTGCGCGTCGGATCCTCCACCGCAACTCCGTCTCGCATCAGGTGAGGTCGGCGGCTTCTTCTGGGAGTTCTCGGGCCTGCTCGCCGACGCGGCCGCCGCGACGGCTACGGCGGAGGTCGTTCCGCTGACGACGGCCGGCTCCCTCGACAACCTGGAAGCCTTGGATTCGCGACGTGCCGAGCTGGCACTTACGTTGGCCGACGCCGCCTACAGCCATCCGAGTCGAGATTTGGCGGCGGTGGGATGCGTGTACGAGAACTACTTCCAGGTCACCGTGCGAGCCGACTCGGGCATCGAGACGGTAAATGATCTGCGCGGGCGGCCGGTGAGCGTCGGCGCCCCGGGATCCGGTGCCACCCTGGTGTCCCAGCGCATTTTCGACGCTACGGGTCTGTCCGGTCCCGGTGCGGTCCGCGAAGTCCAGATGTCGATGAGTTCGGCGGCACATGCCTTGTCAGACAACGAGATCGATGCCGTGATGTGGGCTGGGGGATTGCCGACGCCGGCGTTCGCCGATCCGCCGATGGCAATCCGGTTGCTCGATCTAGGCGCCGTCGTCGCGGACTTGAGGCGCGAGTTCGGGACCGCGTACGAATCGGTCCTGGTGCCGGCGAACGTCTATGGCGAACATCCGGAAGTGACGACCGTCGGAATCCCGAACCTGCTGCTGGCCCACCCGGACGTGCCGGACCGGACTGTGGCGGAATTGGTGGGCCTGCTGCTCGATCAGTCGTCCTCGCTGGTTCCCCGACAGGCGATCGGTAGCCAATTCCTCGACGCCCGGTCGCTCGTCATGACCGGCGCCATCCCTCTCCATCCCGGGGCCGAAGCGGAGTACCGCAGGCGGCACGGATGAGATGACCAGGTCGGTCGGTCAGCGCGCAGCCAGTCGCCACAGCGACGTCGTCTCGCGAGAGCGTGCAGCGTGGAAGAGATCGTCGGTATCGCGCGCACGAGAATGCGTCGGCGCGGTGTCTGTTTTGCCGAGTACTTCCAGGCCTGCGCGGTCGATTGCCGCGAGGAGATCCTCGCGTGTGGCGAGTCCGAGGAGTTCGGCCAGATCGGAGATCACCAGCCAGGCCTCGCCGCCGGGTTCGAGATGCTTGGGAAGCCGATCCAGGAAAGCACGCAGCATGCGGCTTCCCGGGTCGTAGATCGCGTGTTCTATCCCCGAGGTCGGCTTCGTGGGGATCCACGGCGGATTGCACACTACGAGCGATGCGCGTCCGGCAGGAAAGATGTCGGTGAGCTGCACGTCGACGCTGTCGGCGAAACCCAGTCGCTCGAGATTGGAGGTGGCGCACGCAACCGCCCGTGGGTCCCGATCCGTCGCGACGATGTCGGTGACACCGCGCCGTGCCAGGACGGCAGCCAAAACGCCTGTGCCGGTACCGATATCGAAGGCCGTGGTCGTTCCGTCGGGAAGGGGAGTGTCTGCTACCAGCTTTATGTATTCGCCACGCAGTGGCGAGAAGACGCCGAAGTGTGGCTCGATGGTGGCGTCCAGTGCGGGAATGCGAACACCCTTGCGTCGCCATTCGTGCGCACCGATGAGACTGAGAAGTTCTCGAAGAGAGAGCAGCGACGGCATCGAAGCCTCGCCGTAGACCTCACGTGCGGCTTGAGCGACGTCGGGGGCTCTGCCGTAATTCAGAACAAAATTGGAATCGAGTTCGACGAGCAGCATTCCGAGAGTGCGCGCCCGCCGGGCCTGATCCTGGCGGTGGAGATGAAAGTCCTCTGCCGGAGTAGACGACGGCTTTCGCGTCCGCGGCTCGGCCCTGCGGGTGATCGCCTTCAACAATTGGCGTGCATTGTTGAAATCGCCTCGCCATAGTAAGGACTCACCGATCGACGCGCGTTTGTACGCAACGTCAGCGGTGATGTCGTCGCCGATAATGTGAATGGCCTTGGGCGGCGGAGCGTTGTTCTCCGAACGCCACCGCGCCGAGCGCTCCTGCCCGTTCTCGGTCCACACGACCATCGTGCCCTCGGGCTCTGAGAGTCCGCGATCTTTCGAAGAGAGGGTGGTTGGGTCGACGATCATGCTTTCGCGCTTTCGAGCGGCCGCGTTGTGGCTGCGACGTTGAGCTGGTTCACAGGGCCCTTTCGGTTGAATTCAAGTCAACCACAACGACCCGATTCGGCCCGCCCAGCGACGCCGCGAATCACTGGTCGCGACGGCCGAGGCTCGGGCATCGGCGCGTTCGTCTACCATTCCCGACGTAGATCGAACTCTGGACGGAAGGCGTCACGCTGTGATCACCGGAAGCATCGTTGCAATTGTCACGCCTATGACCGATAGCGGCGAAATCGACCATGCATCGTTCGCTGAACTAGTCGAGCGCCAGGTCATTGGCGGAACGTCGGCGATTGTTGCAGCTGGAACAACCGGCGAATCGTCGACGCTCTCGGTGGCCGAGCACACCGAGATCATTCGAGAAACCATCAACGTGGTTGCCGGGCGGATTCCGGTCATCGCGGGGACCGGCGCGAATTCGACGTCCGAGGCGATTCACCTCACCCGGGCTGCCAAGGCCGCCGGAGCCGATGGTGCGCTGCTGGTCACCCCGTACTACAACAAGCCCCCGCAAGAGGGTCTGTACCGACACTTCCGTGCGGTCGCCGAAGCCGTCGACATCCCTCAGTACCTGTACAACGTCCCCTCGCGTACGGGGTGCGACATGCTGCCCTCGACCGTCTCCAGGCTCGCGGAGATCCCGAACATCGTCGGCTTGAAAGAAGCTGCGGGCGACCTGGACCGCGTCCGCGAATTGGTTGCTCTCGAACTCGGAGACTTCGCGTTGTATTCGGGTGACGACGGGACGGCCAGGGCCAGCATGTTGGCCGGGTTCCACGGCAACATCTCGGTGACCGCGAACGTAGCGCCTGAGGCGATGGCTCGGATGTGTGCAGCTGCGCTGGCCGGTGACTCCGAAGGTGCGTCGGAGATCGATGCGAAGCTCGTCGGCCTGCACACGGCCCTGTT
This region of Rhodococcus sp. PAMC28707 genomic DNA includes:
- the dapA gene encoding 4-hydroxy-tetrahydrodipicolinate synthase, with product MITGSIVAIVTPMTDSGEIDHASFAELVERQVIGGTSAIVAAGTTGESSTLSVAEHTEIIRETINVVAGRIPVIAGTGANSTSEAIHLTRAAKAAGADGALLVTPYYNKPPQEGLYRHFRAVAEAVDIPQYLYNVPSRTGCDMLPSTVSRLAEIPNIVGLKEAAGDLDRVRELVALELGDFALYSGDDGTARASMLAGFHGNISVTANVAPEAMARMCAAALAGDSEGASEIDAKLVGLHTALFAEPNPIPVKWALAEMGLMPGGIRLPLVPLDEWHYEDVRAALRTAGLLA
- a CDS encoding class I SAM-dependent methyltransferase, which produces MVVWTENGQERSARWRSENNAPPPKAIHIIGDDITADVAYKRASIGESLLWRGDFNNARQLLKAITRRAEPRTRKPSSTPAEDFHLHRQDQARRARTLGMLLVELDSNFVLNYGRAPDVAQAAREVYGEASMPSLLSLRELLSLIGAHEWRRKGVRIPALDATIEPHFGVFSPLRGEYIKLVADTPLPDGTTTAFDIGTGTGVLAAVLARRGVTDIVATDRDPRAVACATSNLERLGFADSVDVQLTDIFPAGRASLVVCNPPWIPTKPTSGIEHAIYDPGSRMLRAFLDRLPKHLEPGGEAWLVISDLAELLGLATREDLLAAIDRAGLEVLGKTDTAPTHSRARDTDDLFHAARSRETTSLWRLAAR
- a CDS encoding TAXI family TRAP transporter solute-binding subunit, whose translation is MVPPAALLSRRAALRAGLLAVSAAAVGTACASDPPPQLRLASGEVGGFFWEFSGLLADAAAATATAEVVPLTTAGSLDNLEALDSRRAELALTLADAAYSHPSRDLAAVGCVYENYFQVTVRADSGIETVNDLRGRPVSVGAPGSGATLVSQRIFDATGLSGPGAVREVQMSMSSAAHALSDNEIDAVMWAGGLPTPAFADPPMAIRLLDLGAVVADLRREFGTAYESVLVPANVYGEHPEVTTVGIPNLLLAHPDVPDRTVAELVGLLLDQSSSLVPRQAIGSQFLDARSLVMTGAIPLHPGAEAEYRRRHG